In Chroicocephalus ridibundus chromosome 2, bChrRid1.1, whole genome shotgun sequence, the DNA window ACTAACTGGTcaagcagcagcaagcaggacAGGTATCTTTCCAGCTCACTGTGCAGGCTCGCCCTAGACAAGACGGGAGCACCGATTTAAATGTCTTTCATCTCGGCTCTAATTTTCCTGTAATTGGAAGGAGCTGGTATCTGCGAAACATCAACTTCTCTATCAAATGTGGCTTGAATTAGATTTCAGATTTGCCCAGGGAGAAGCAGCACAAAGATACTGCAATCACATaaaccttttctctttaaaaagttaagtttttccaCAAATATGCTGACCTTCCTTTGCCATTGTAATCTGGTTCCTGTGGAGGCAGGATGAAGAGATAATTTCACCTAATCAGGAAAGCAATCTGTTCTGATTTTCTTGAAGCTGGGACATGAAATAAGAGGCCCAAGGGCTAAAGTCTTTCAAGGTATTATGCAAGAAAGTCTGAAAGCTGTGCCATGAAGTTGAAAGGCTGCATTGGAAGTCTGAGGTTAGACAATCTTAGACATGAATACAATGAAAATCCTTCTCCTGGCACTCTCCTGTTTACAAGACCGGTCACCATGTTTGAGGCTTTACACCCTGAGGCTGGAGAGAAAGCCCTGTTCCTGGAGAAAGCCACAGTGCTTTCCAGTGTATGTCTGAGGAGAAGGCAGCACGTCCTAATAGCCCAGCTGTCCTGGGAAGACACAGCCACCAACAAAGCCACTTCTGAAGCAGTTCGTCTCGCTctcctcatagaatcatttaggttggttggaaaagacccttaagatcaacaagtccaaccattaatctaacactgtcaagtccaccactaaaccttGCCGTTAAGTGCCACAACTCTCTTCCTACCATacatccctttttcttctcttgacaCCCACCGCTCCCCAGTTCCCACTTGAGATGCGGGACAGGTGTCTCGAATTTATCACTTCAAAATTTTAAACTAAACTGAGGTGATTAAGGCAATCAAGGAAAATCAGCCACCGCATGAGCTCCCACTTTCTATGTACCACTCATTTCATTATCAAAGCTGCACTCTTCAGTACCTCCGATTACAGCTCTAAAGGGCTGTCTCTCCATTTGACCCAGAGTTCAAGTTTTGTTTGCTGTGGACTTTCCTCCTAAGCCTTTCCAAAACATGGTTCTATAAACCAGACTGTACTACATACTGATTTAAAGCAATGCCTCTCAAACACTAAGAAGCAGAGCGCAATCTTTATCATTACGATACTTACTAgattcttattattaatattcctCAAACCAGCCCTCATACCAGTGCAGAATTGTACTGCAGTTCTGAAAAGCAGTAATAACAGCAAAGCGTTTACTAATTTTGAGTGAAAGCACAGCAGTGGCTTTAACCTCTATAAGAGTCTACTattgctggagcacctctgcttgCAAGAGTCAAACAtgtttaggttttaaaaaaataatcccttggCTCTTCTGAAGTGCCTCCAAAAATTAGAGCACAGCTGTCTGTATCATCTGTATTTGGACTATCAAAGtagcaatggaaaaatattttgccacTCCCAAGGGTAGAGCAACATATACCAACAACAACAGGGCAGTTACAGATTTAggactgtttgttttcttttactggaaAAGTACAAACAGCACTGGCTCCACAAAAATTTTTTTGCTACGCAGGCACACCTTTATGTTCTGAGACTAGAAACACAACATGCCCAAATGTTTAGcatcttcccccctgcccctcacTGTCTTTAGAAGATGTCTGTCATCCCAGTGAGCACAATCCACCGTTAAACACCTCTCTAACAGCCACACTTTCTGCCTGTTTAACTCTCGGCTTCAGGAACGGACAAGGCAACAGCCGTCtttaaaaagatgctttaaaagcCTATGAAAAATTTCCACACAACGTGAAGCAGCATTTTGGacactcaacaaaaaaaaaaggctagaacAAGGCTCAAGGAAGGCTTGATGAGAAACGGGATGGAGCGTGTGCTGGAGAACAGGGGCTGTGCCTAAACCATCCCTTCCCAATCATTCGTCCCAATACTTGTGCCTAAGTTTCCCCATCTTTAAAGCCAGGGTAAGCCGTACTTACAAGGCAAACCGAGACACTCAAAGACTGCTATTTAATTACTACCCACCCTGAGAACAGCCTGATCACCAGTGACAATCCCTCCTAATTCACCTACGCACATGAACCTGCACCAGCATTTGAAAAAAGATGAACAAGAACATCCTGAAATAATTATTCCCAGACtatggcatttatttatttttcagaacttgCATGATAAGCagactaacttaaaaaaaaaaaaaaaaacacctcacaatGTTTTTTCCTTACACACAAGTTTAAAAGGTAAGAATAACTACTTCAGTCAcctttcaattaatttttcatttatttcaagtGTCTGAGCTCAGACTGCTTAGCTGTAATAGCTGTCTGTTTCACGCCTCTGTGCCTGAATACTGTAACACCctttaaatcttttctaaagaagaaggaggggaagagcagCATTCCACCACTGCCAGCAACAGAAGTAACTACTGTATAAACAGGGATTCAATACCCTGCTGGCAGTGTTATCAACATTCCATAAACTGGTACcatgctttaaataaaatgacaCTGTAGCATGGTGGGCGATGCTTATAACACAATTCAgttaaaaccaaaatctttcaCCCCCTACAAGTTATATTTCATCCAAATCAGTTCCTAGATGCAGTTCACCATGCAAACATAAACCCTTGTcccagggaaagaggaagaggcacTGACCCTACCATCTAACAGTAATGAGAAAGCCAGATAAAAGACAAtcaattgttttgcttttgcagaagaCCTCATTTCTACATAGCTATTTGTCACCTAGATGGCAACTACGTAAAGGTGACGACACCATCACTACCTCTGGTTACGCAGTCCTATCAGAATCAGGAATTTTTCTTAAACATACGCAACCTacactcaaaaagaaaaacacaataaaCCAACTTCAATCATATATTTGGTCACATTATCGAGTGCCCCTGGAAAAGAGGTtcagagaggaaataaagaaatcgGTCTCATTTAATCATCATTAGTTTCAGTCCTTCCCACAGGAGCTCAAACCCTTGCGAAAACCCACACCTCCCGTCTAACATTAAAGTGTGCCACCAGACTAAAGCTGCCACAGAAGCTCAAGATCAGAAAGACAGAGCCTCCCTGGCAGCAGCGGTCACTAGTACACACAGATGCACCTTCCAGGATGCACCGCACAGAGCCATTCAGCAGAGACCAGCGTAGAAAGCACAGCAGTGAACTGTTACATTCACAGCAACGTGGCTAAAAAGACGACCTACAGAATTTCATCCCACCTGTAAACATGAAGAGCAGGGCATTTCAATATTATAGTAAATGTTTATTAGGGTTGCTCTGTAACTGTGTAGCTCTTATTCCACCCTTTGCCACAGACGGAAGCAAGCGTTTGCCGTGGCAAGTCAGTTCAAGCACAAGGGACTCCAAACAGGGAAAAAACCTCTTTGTCACAACAGCTATTGTAAGTCTGACAAACCATCAGCATCCTCAGTGCCGCCTGGATTCAGGCACCTGCTCTTCATTCCAACATTGAATCTTCATCCACAACAGTTTCATGCTATTTACTAGCAGTACCTAGAAGCAGAGCAGTTATGCCGCCTGCAAAGTAGACTAGATACATCTATTCACTACCAGGAATCTACAGAATGcagagaagaatggaaaagttccaaaataaaaaggacacatttttaaTGGTTTATTAACACTTCAACTTTTaatatctttgaagaaggcctgaAAGATAAGTTTTGCTTATTGACTTTGTCTTTCCCCCTTTGGCAAAATGTCaccttccacctcctccctccagcctctctcctcccaaGAGGATAATGAAGTTTCAAGCTAGTGTTTGGTTGCTTCTTAGGTGTAAATTGGCTTCAATCATAGCAGCAGAAACATGCAAGCCTGGGCGACAGTGTTTGTCAACAGCTTTTAGAGAATGAGTAGAAGTGCACAAATAACTTGTGCATCAATAcaaatttttcttaaatgaacttcatatatacatattttttttagtaagtgGCTTAAATTTGGTGCCCAGAATTACTGCAGAAGCTGTATCTTCTATTtaactaggcttttttttttcccctgaaccaCCATActaccctttttttaaagtgctatattcataaaaactttaaaatactactttgatACTGTATACTTGTTCCATCTTGCCCTTTTGAGAAATCAAAAGAGCAGCCTGCAATGCATATTTAACTGAAGTTACGCATTCAGCCTCACACAACTTTATGGACATCGTTGTCTGATCATATCACTAGGAGCAGTGGAGAGACTGTATTTCCCCATGCTTACATACACAAGTAAGCAGGCAGACAAAGCAAGAAGTTCTAACCATTTCAGGAACAAAGACAAACAATTTAATCCATATTACATAATTCACTGAATACAGTTGATCTCATCCAAAGTGACTCCTGAGAGCAAAATAGTTTTAGCATTACATTTTATATACAGCTAAGAAGGGATTACTGGAAACCAAGACAGTCTCCTTATACCATTAGTAAGTACACTGGTTATGAGACCGCTGCACACTTTCACTTTGAAGACATTACTTAAACCATAACCAAGTTTTACCACCACctgtttgttatttattaaaaaagttatttcaatctgatttttttgttatttttgctttattacTACTGCCAGACATCAAAACCTGAGTCAGCTGCATTGAGCAATgactcctttttctcctctcaagTCCTGAAAGTGCTAGCTACCCTTCAAAGTTTCCATACACTATGCTGTAAACATTTTAAGATCTTCCagaggatttttatattttttttcccttcaatgcAGGAATGACTGCTCTGTCTGAAGTAAACTACATCCTGCACACTATTGCTTTCGTTATTTTCCACATAATCAGTTTGGAACAGGCTATGAAGGTTTGATGTGGCAATGTtctattagagaaaaaaaaaaaaagaaaagaatttgggAGAATTACACCATTCTGAACCAGCGGAACCAAAATAATCAAGACCTTAACATagtttttccagtcactgggatGGAAGGAGACTTGAATGCAGACACTGGAACAAGTAATTGGAAACATCTGTGCTAGCATGCTTAAGTGAAAAGATAAgcagtatttgcattttcttcatcatcttccttGCACATATGCaagattttataaaaaagttTATCACAGAGAGCAATAACAGAACATGATGTAATTatagttgttgtttttttttaaaaaaaaaaagcactagaaaTCAAAGGCAACCAAGATAACGTACATCTTCTCCAGAACATTTTTCTCAGCTACATAAGATGTGCATATACCAAGGTCTAACACACTTAGCTGCACCACATCAAGTCAAGCTGTCCAAGAGTATATACAATTTTGCTTACAGGAGTATATACCTTCCACAATTTTTCAGTTTACAAGTAATTCCCTGTATGGGATTATGCTTAGTCAGATGTACAGATAATATTTTGTTCCAATACTACTGTTTGTTTTTATGACATATTCAGAGATGAGGCAAGACACAAGATTAAGTGCAGGGAAGCATTTCAGACCCCAAAAAATCCATTCTTTAAAACTTAGCTATACATGGTTAACACAGGTAGATCTGCCAAGACTTGCATAAgaatgattttcattttcaaaaggtgAGCAACTGAGGCTCACTCAGCAAATATCAACTCTTCTGCATCATGGAATTCACTATGGGTGTCTGAAACATTCAAATTGCATTTTTGAATATCTGCTAAAACAGAATTACAAACTAAGTAAACTAGTGTATGTGAATTAAGTTCCCTTATGAAATCAAAGAATAATGTTGACTCCTGGAAGACACCCAGAAGATCCAAAGATGGAACAGAAGGTTGATTATTACACTCCTGCACAATCCAAGCAAACTGTTAATATATTGAAAACATTCATGTCTGATATTTGTACCTGCTGGATATCCAAATTATTCTGTCCCAAAacaagtctgataaccatcctcTCTGTAGCTGAAAGCAGCCAGAAAACAGTCCATCTTTTCAAACAAATGGaatggaaacctttttttttaaccccaagcTTCAATTACAACAGTCTAAGCCAGAGACTTAAGCAAATAAACTTCAAAATAGCCATTTGTTACAAGTAGCAAATTACCATGAACAATGAACTTGTTAGAAATCCCTTCTAAAAGTACGACACACACAAACAGGCTACCCAGCAGAAAAATCTgttaacaattttatttcttttgtaatgtTAAATATTATGGGACAGGACTGTAAGGATGAAGAACTCTCAACAATGCCTCACAAGggataaaaaagaaattctgccaTGATATTAACAAAGTAAGGTAAGGAGAAAATTTACACAGTAAGAGGCACCATTTCCCCCAGAATACCTCTTGTCATATTCCTGAATGAGTGGGATTAGCAATCTAATAAATCATTTTTCAAGAGGTAACAGcaacagataaaattttaaaggattattaaaataacatttacaagACTCTGAACAATTTTTGAATTCTTattaaaaccacagaaagaaagaacaattcaTTATTTATGAATTTTCATAAAGGACTGACTGTGCAACTGACACCTGCTATTAATGACTTAATGTACAATTTTGTCCAGTAGCCGAACAGTTTGTCTTTTCAGATTGTGTTTTCTAACCGTGCGAGATCATTAAAGGCAAAGCCTGTTATGACGCTGTACACAAAAATGGCCACTTGGGCCACACTACCAATGAAGTGGTAGGTAAACAAATCTTTTtctggccaagaaaaaaaaaaaaaaaaaaaaaaaaaaggaagctgcatTTTGCATGCTTCTCTCACTCATTCTTTCTACAAGATGAACTTCCCTAGAAAGAATCCAATGAAAATGGCTGCAATTACAACAAGAAGTGAAGGAAGAGAATTAGAGCCATTATCTCTGAGGGCCAAAGCTGTGGGTGATCCAGATTTATCCGAGTGCGCTACCTTTCTGAGCCTCAAGCCTTCatcctgaggggggaaaaaagcagagatggaaaaaaatttatGAACACATCTTCTTTACAATTGTAAAATCTGAACTCAAAGGCCAAATTTAGTGGTAAACAtataaataaagttaaaaaacaaaaacaacacaccacaccgaaatataaaatatgaacatAGCAAACCATAATATTTCAAATAAGGACAGGTAATCCACTAGTCTCTCTCCATGCTCTGgttaagaaaaattctgaaattcttgCTAGGCACAATGAAGAATCCTGCTTTTACTTACTATGTGTCAGAATTAAAGAGCAGTAATTCCTTATTGTGAAGGAGAAACATCTGCTTTGTGTAGTGTTTCTCCAAATGTTCCAATGTCATCAGAATTACAGGTATGGAGACATCATTATTTCGTGGTTCTTCAAAAGGCTACCATGGCCAATGGAATTGTCAGATATCCGAAAGCAAATATATAGAAAAGTCATGTAGTGACATATTGACTAGTTACAGGTAACTGAAATGGTACCTTTACATAAAGGTACTGGAGTAGTGTTTGCTTAACTCCGCTGGCCAAACAATTGTTCACTAACAAGTTGTGATACAGAGCATTACCGCTTTGGATCTCCTTTACACACTCTTAATTAATAATAATGCACTTTTATTAAAAGCTATTAATTCAGTACTTCTGATTTAGACTTAAAGCAACTAAGATCACTTTAAATAGGACCATTTAATTTAAGAAGCAAATTATGTTGCTTCAGTATCTCATCCACAGCAATCACAAAGTCTCTATGACTGAGAAGTTCAAAATAAACAGTATATAAACAACAGTAAAATCATATTGCAAATCAATCTTGACATTCTAATAGTTGTATTTACTTTCCGGAATACACATCTATTGGCCTAATTACAAACCAGACCTTTCAGTCAAGAAGAGTGAAGTCACTGCAATATAAACATGGAAGCAGAACTTACTCTCAGGTGCCGATTTTCATCCGTCAGCTTCATAATCTCTGCTTGAAGTCTTTTGCACTCCTCCACTAGCTTCCTTGTTTCAGTATCATTAAGTGAAACACTATGTGGTTTTGGCATCGGTCCATCCTGCTTAGATGTATTCAGTACTGGGGCAGGTTTGCTTGCATCTATATCATTCTACAAATATTAAGAATGACTTGAGAATTTTACTTACCTAGAGAAAAATCAGCCACAGCTTAAAACTGAAACAATCCAGCTATTAATATAGTTCCATGAAATTTATATTTACAGTAATCTGACCAAAGACTTCTGTTATCCATTCAATTCTGATTAtctcaaatattaaaaagcacGAGAAGATTGCACTGTTTACATTTGGTACTACGTGCTACTGAAACCAAACTTAATACTTTAGCTGCTTAACACTGACCCAGCAGGCATCCAAAAGATGGCATAAAATACACCAAACAGCATCTGAACTtgaggggggaaaataaaaggaagaaactaaTCCTGCAATAGtaagaaacaaaccaaagcaaaaagaaagcaggttGTGTCACTAACTAATACGAAGTACATATGGCACAAATATTTTGCACTTATAGATAGCACCTCTTAGTGAAGGAAAATAGTCTTGCACAAACATGGAACTTAAGTCTCACAGCACCTCTGAAATATACATTACTAATTTTGAATACAAGTGAAAAGTCacataaaaaactgaaaaagccaaaaataaaattaaaaatctagttcccacagctctgctcaaAATATACATGATCTTCAGCAGACAATAATACAATGGATTCAACTGTATAGCCCAGGTTACCATTtgtaaaaatacagcatttataTGGCAATACACTCAGAAACAGCTTGTATTCAGATTCAGGCTTCTATATTCCTATTTCCTTGGCTACACAGCTATATCATTTAGACCACCACCATACTGCACCTTTCATAATCAAAGCAGTCCAAGCTAAGTACTAAATGTAATAGAAAACCTACTAAAAGGCAAACACACCTATGTAAtaacaaaacaactaaaaaaagatgcaagaagTTCTTTAGTTCCTAAGCAATTAGCAGTTATTTGGTCTACAGCGTctacttgcattttatattttttgcaaTGCAGACATAGATAGCCTAAGAGACAGATCCTGATACTCCACACAAGTACTCCTAACTGGATTTAAAAAGACCAACATACTTATATTACGAGTGAGCAGACCAGGATCTGTTGCTTTTTTAATTGGTTTGCTAGCTGAATTGAGTTCCTTTAGTAGCACTGAAACTTCACCAGAGACCTAAGACTTATTTCCCTGGAACAAACCTCCTTCTGCTGTGTGACCTCACTGACTGGTTTCTTCATGTCAGTCTTCTGGCTATGATTGGTAGGCATCTGCAGAACATCGTTGCTGACTGGAGTGAAATACTTGTGTCCTGGTGTAGGTATATCCTGAGGAGGCAGGTGAGGCTTACCCTCAGGACTTGGCAGATTTCTCATTGCCAGGTTGAAGGGATTGACTAAATCAACTGCTAAAGCAGGGTTCTGCAACCCTACACTGCTACTCAGAAAAATCCAAATATTATGTACAGTTAACACTATGAAGATATCacattaaagaaagtaaaaaaggagATACTTTGGTATAATCCACCACATTTCTCTCACTTCAttatacattttgtaaaattaaaaacaggtATAATTTTTCTAATATCTAAGATGTAGTTTAATAAGAAGGTTAAAAACATAGAAAGTAGACAACTAAGTTCCTTGATAATAAATGCTTAATCTTTACAGTTTTAGCATTTCACACACACTTAGGCAGCTTACACCTGAATAAAAGGTTGCATCTCATGaattatcctttaaaaaaaaaaaccccacaaaaacaaaccaccacaccaAAAACATTACACTGACATCACATCTGAAAACTATACTTAGATTACACTccaaaaactgtattaaaagaaTGGTTGCAAAGACAGATACTGGCCAGCAAGCAGCCTTCACTGAGACCCTTTTATGCATGTAAATGAGATGTTTTTAACATGCATGGATTCATGCTACTTTCCCCCAATATGCCCTACAGACTACTGTAAGAACCGGACAGtactaaaaagaaaagtcaaggcCTCTAGCACTCTAATCCAGGCCTCAAGCACTCTAATTCACAATGCTAAATGgaccatcaaaaaaaccccaccaagctcaaaaaccccaaacccagaacaTACAGTATTAAGATTCCATGAATGAGAATTTCAAGTATGAGGGTAAAAGAAGTATTAATCCATAAGAATTTAGTCATATTCCACAAAACTTCTAGGTAACTGATGGTTAACTATTATTCCAAATAACAGGCAACACAAAACAGACATCTTCAGCCAACAAAACTCATCTCCTACACAACTGGAATATGTTTTGTCTGAAGGCAGGAACATGAAAGAGGTAatgggatttttactttttttttgtctgaatatCTGTCTTTACCACTAccttaaaaaatgcatttaggaTTCCCAAAGCATGCGTTAATTTCTAATCAGTACTTCTTTTTCTAATTCAGCTGAattagaaaaagaatttttaaaattgaaaagcatttaatactttaaaaagcaaatgatGCAATTCAGTCTTCACTGTACGCAGTATTGaagattctctttttcttttttttaatctgacagcAATATAATACTAAAGCAAATCAATAAACAAACGATAACaaaaagataataatttttgACACTAGTCCCCATTTCTGGAGGTTTTTAAGACGCTGTTGGACAGGGTGCTCCCCTTCCAACAAATGGTTGGACCAGGTGGTATTTCAAGGTGCCTTTCAagctgggctgttctatgattctatgaattcttcCGAAGTTATATACTGAACATGCCTCCTGTCTAATTTAGTACAAATTCCTACAATCCATTTaatcaaaaaaatcaaataggtttaaaaaaaattcaaaataagtttCCATGAGATCCTACCAATCTATGTATAACAGTTTCTTACTCTTTTCTTACTTACCAGTTTATCATTTTCATTGGGCATTTCAAACACACATCTCAA includes these proteins:
- the VAPA gene encoding vesicle-associated membrane protein-associated protein A, which gives rise to MAAAGALAKHEQILVLDPPTDLKFKGPFTDVVTTNLKLRNPSDRKVCFKVKTTAPRRYCVRPNSGIIDPGSSVVVSVMLQPFDYDPNEKSKHKFMVQTTYAPPNISDMEAVWKEAKPDELMDSKLRCVFEMPNENDKLNDIDASKPAPVLNTSKQDGPMPKPHSVSLNDTETRKLVEECKRLQAEIMKLTDENRHLRDEGLRLRKVAHSDKSGSPTALALRDNGSNSLPSLLVVIAAIFIGFFLGKFIL